The proteins below are encoded in one region of Bacteroidia bacterium:
- a CDS encoding universal stress protein, producing the protein MPKKNYILVPIDSTEQTIVALKQSYNLARYTHSEIVMLHVFEKDETREVEYMQNLAKEVEKESGLSVKVRYASGNVFNETIKIADELEPVLIVLGLTSHMSTKDMIGQSASKFIRESKHPVISIRGTDHRDGCENILLPLDLTKETRQKVDKAIEFAKYFNAAIRILSVFSLKDAEYENKILAYSHQVKAYIKSKGIPCTNKSLASEDIAETVVAYADKIEADLIMIMTKAELNFKEFLVGTTAQKIVDDSAIPVLSLRPAKDTSTVIFNPY; encoded by the coding sequence ATGCCAAAGAAGAACTACATCCTTGTTCCGATCGATTCGACCGAACAAACCATTGTTGCCCTGAAACAATCTTACAACCTGGCCCGCTATACCCATTCAGAAATCGTGATGCTGCATGTATTTGAGAAGGACGAGACACGGGAGGTTGAGTACATGCAGAATCTGGCAAAGGAAGTGGAAAAGGAGTCTGGTTTATCTGTAAAGGTGCGCTATGCTTCAGGAAATGTTTTTAATGAGACCATTAAAATCGCCGATGAACTTGAACCGGTTCTGATTGTGCTGGGACTAACCTCTCATATGTCTACCAAAGACATGATTGGCCAGAGTGCATCCAAATTCATTCGTGAATCGAAGCATCCGGTGATTTCAATCCGCGGAACAGATCACCGCGACGGCTGTGAGAACATTCTACTTCCCCTTGACCTCACAAAGGAAACCCGCCAAAAAGTGGACAAAGCAATCGAATTCGCTAAATATTTCAACGCAGCCATACGTATTCTCTCTGTTTTCTCATTGAAGGATGCAGAGTATGAAAATAAAATTCTGGCTTACTCCCATCAGGTGAAAGCCTACATTAAATCCAAAGGCATACCCTGCACGAATAAATCACTGGCTTCGGAGGATATTGCAGAGACCGTTGTGGCGTATGCCGACAAAATTGAGGCAGATCTAATTATGATCATGACGAAGGCGGAGCTCAATTTCAAGGAATTCCTGGTAGGTACCACAGCTCAGAAGATAGTGGATGATTCAGCCATTCCCGTTCTTTCCCTGCGACCCGCTAAAGACACCAGCACGGTGATCTTCAACCCGTACTAG
- a CDS encoding 30S ribosomal protein S16: protein MPVKIRLQRHGKKAFAYFHIVVADGRAPRDGKFIEKIGTYNPNTNPATIELETNKALSWLESGAQPTDTCKAILSYKGVMFKHHLNKGVKKGALTQEQADARHAKWLQEKESRILGKVTKIAEARKEVNKKRYESEIAANSSRAAKLAAKKAAATETAETAAPAAETNTAPAAEESTPQ from the coding sequence ATGCCTGTAAAAATCAGATTGCAGAGACACGGGAAAAAGGCCTTCGCCTATTTCCATATTGTCGTAGCGGACGGTCGTGCACCGCGTGATGGGAAGTTCATCGAAAAAATAGGCACGTATAATCCAAACACCAATCCGGCTACGATTGAGCTGGAGACGAACAAAGCACTCTCCTGGCTGGAATCCGGAGCGCAGCCAACCGACACCTGTAAGGCTATTCTGTCCTACAAGGGTGTGATGTTCAAGCATCACCTCAACAAGGGAGTTAAGAAAGGTGCACTTACGCAGGAACAGGCGGATGCACGCCATGCTAAGTGGCTTCAGGAGAAGGAATCACGAATCCTCGGTAAAGTGACAAAAATCGCAGAAGCCCGGAAAGAAGTGAATAAGAAGCGTTATGAGTCGGAGATCGCCGCAAACTCTTCCCGAGCCGCCAAGCTCGCTGCGAAGAAGGCTGCAGCTACTGAGACTGCTGAAACTGCTGCTCCTGCTGCAGAGACCAATACTGCCCCTGCTGCGGAGGAGAGCACACCGCAGTAA
- the rimM gene encoding 16S rRNA processing protein RimM, which translates to MNKEEAFELGTVLKPDGFDGSILITLDTDSTEKYRKLSSVWLGAAAPEQEFRVLRIDVHKDFSATVWLEGITSEEAADKLRKQSVWLPLDFLPTPEGNMFYLHEVSGYEVVEEGKITGVVKGVMELPHQKLLEIDIDGKEVLLPLLPEFYLGIDREKRQIIVRIPDGLRDL; encoded by the coding sequence ATGAACAAGGAAGAAGCTTTTGAGTTGGGTACTGTTCTGAAACCGGATGGTTTCGACGGGAGCATATTGATCACATTAGACACAGACTCCACAGAGAAGTACCGGAAGCTCTCAAGCGTATGGCTCGGTGCAGCAGCACCTGAACAGGAGTTTCGTGTGCTTCGGATTGATGTGCACAAAGATTTTTCTGCCACTGTTTGGCTGGAAGGCATTACCAGCGAGGAGGCAGCTGACAAACTGAGAAAGCAGAGCGTGTGGCTGCCGCTGGACTTTCTTCCCACTCCGGAAGGAAATATGTTCTACCTCCATGAAGTGAGTGGATACGAAGTGGTGGAGGAAGGGAAAATAACAGGCGTTGTGAAAGGCGTCATGGAGTTACCGCATCAGAAACTACTTGAAATTGATATAGATGGGAAGGAGGTACTGCTACCGTTACTGCCCGAATTCTATCTCGGGATAGACAGGGAGAAGCGACAGATTATTGTTAGGATACCTGACGGACTGCGCGATCTCTAA
- a CDS encoding methyltransferase: MSVASFAFKQFVVKQDRSAMKVGTDAVLLGSWADVCGALHVLDIGTGTGVIALMLAQRSEASIDAIDIDEISCREAEENVRSSRWDSRISVRHTSFQDFAKKEQRRFDLIVSNPPYFSRSSKASFLGRTLARHTDLLPFEELVAGVSLLLRDCGRFCLILPQKEAALFRDIAVLHKLYLTRVTRVRTTPEKATEKRWLMQFQKKPTCFKEDLLVIEQGGRHSYSEEYRNLTRDFYLAF; this comes from the coding sequence ATGTCAGTAGCCAGCTTTGCCTTTAAACAGTTTGTTGTAAAACAGGATCGAAGCGCCATGAAGGTGGGTACCGATGCTGTTCTTCTGGGATCCTGGGCAGATGTCTGCGGGGCTTTGCATGTTCTGGATATCGGAACCGGTACCGGAGTAATTGCACTGATGCTTGCACAGCGCTCTGAGGCAAGTATTGATGCCATTGATATTGATGAGATCAGTTGCAGGGAGGCAGAGGAAAATGTACGATCCTCCAGGTGGGATAGCCGGATCAGTGTGCGACACACTTCTTTTCAGGATTTTGCAAAAAAGGAGCAGCGGCGTTTTGACCTGATTGTGAGTAATCCTCCTTATTTTTCCCGTTCATCTAAAGCAAGTTTTCTGGGACGTACGCTTGCGCGGCATACGGATCTTTTGCCGTTCGAAGAGCTTGTTGCAGGGGTGAGTCTCCTGCTGCGCGACTGCGGCCGCTTTTGCCTGATCCTTCCTCAAAAGGAGGCAGCACTTTTCAGGGATATCGCTGTGCTTCACAAATTGTATCTTACCAGGGTAACCCGAGTGAGAACTACTCCGGAAAAGGCAACTGAGAAACGTTGGCTCATGCAGTTCCAGAAAAAACCTACCTGTTTTAAGGAGGATCTTCTTGTGATTGAGCAGGGCGGGAGGCATTCGTATTCGGAGGAATACAGGAACCTGACCCGCGATTTCTATCTTGCCTTCTGA
- a CDS encoding saccharopine dehydrogenase NADP-binding domain-containing protein, producing MKNILILGAGRSSSSLINYLLEHAEREDWIITVADISMENALMKTGKHPRARAVVLDAMNAEERARLIEGKDIVISMLPASLHQIVAMECLQKGVHLATASYVSPEMKKLDEAVKARGLVFMNEIGLDPGIDHMSAMEVIHRLKKKGCRLLAFRSYCGGLVAPESDTNPWGYKFSWNPRNVILAGQGTARFRENGRIRFLPYSRLFSSAKSVQVPDFGKFDAYANRDSLSYLPQYGIEDVQDILRGTLRADGFCKAWDALVQLGLTDDSWQLPEGKYKYWDDLLSSFVPAGKGTLRYRTAKFLHTTPSVLKKLDWLGIFGKTATKLKRGTPAQYLQALLERKWKLGAHDKDMVVMYHEFHYSYRGKKYQLTSSLVLKGKNPVQTAMAQTVGIPLAISAGMILKGQIRQRGVLIPVTEEIYRPILKELATLGIRFIEKEKIQKAR from the coding sequence ATGAAGAACATTCTTATCCTTGGTGCCGGCCGTTCGTCGTCTTCACTGATCAATTATCTTCTTGAACACGCGGAAAGAGAGGACTGGATCATTACAGTTGCGGATATTTCAATGGAGAATGCGCTCATGAAAACGGGGAAACATCCGCGCGCACGGGCCGTTGTACTGGATGCAATGAATGCGGAAGAACGTGCCCGGCTCATCGAAGGAAAAGACATTGTCATCTCCATGCTGCCGGCTTCACTGCACCAGATCGTTGCAATGGAGTGCTTGCAGAAAGGAGTTCACCTGGCCACCGCCAGTTACGTTTCGCCGGAGATGAAAAAACTGGATGAGGCGGTAAAAGCGAGAGGCCTGGTATTCATGAATGAGATCGGACTCGACCCCGGAATTGATCATATGAGTGCCATGGAGGTCATTCACCGGCTTAAAAAAAAGGGCTGCAGGCTGCTTGCATTCCGATCGTATTGCGGAGGACTGGTGGCGCCGGAATCGGATACAAATCCCTGGGGATATAAATTTTCATGGAACCCGAGGAATGTGATCCTTGCCGGGCAAGGCACCGCCCGGTTCCGGGAAAATGGCCGGATTCGATTTCTGCCTTATTCCCGGCTATTCTCATCAGCTAAATCCGTTCAGGTTCCCGACTTTGGGAAATTTGATGCTTATGCTAACAGGGACTCCTTATCCTATCTCCCACAGTACGGAATTGAAGACGTACAGGATATTCTCCGGGGCACTCTTCGTGCAGACGGATTCTGCAAAGCATGGGACGCCCTTGTTCAGCTCGGACTAACAGATGACAGCTGGCAGCTGCCGGAAGGGAAATACAAATACTGGGACGATCTGCTTTCCTCCTTTGTTCCCGCGGGAAAAGGTACCCTCCGGTATCGTACAGCAAAATTTCTACACACTACACCTTCCGTACTCAAAAAACTGGATTGGTTAGGCATTTTCGGGAAAACGGCCACAAAGCTGAAAAGAGGCACACCGGCCCAATATCTTCAGGCTTTGCTGGAACGCAAGTGGAAATTAGGTGCGCACGACAAAGATATGGTGGTGATGTACCACGAATTTCACTATTCCTATAGAGGAAAGAAGTATCAACTCACTTCCTCCTTGGTTTTAAAAGGGAAAAACCCTGTTCAGACTGCCATGGCTCAAACGGTTGGAATTCCGCTCGCCATCTCAGCCGGAATGATTTTAAAGGGGCAGATCCGTCAGAGAGGTGTTTTGATACCGGTAACAGAAGAGATTTACAGGCCGATTCTGAAAGAGCTGGCAACCTTAGGTATCCGCTTTATAGAAAAGGAAAAGATTCAGAAGGCAAGATAG